TCGTTAGCGGCGTTTGTTTTGTATTTGGTTTCTTGCCATATGTCTACTTTCATGTTAAACTCCTTTTATGGCTTATCAACGCGAGATACGGGGCGGAACACGACCGGGATATCAATCGGGATATTGATGCGGCTGTAAATATTCTCAGAGTGGGGGCATCCACTCTTAAAGGAAAAGACGTAAGACCGGTTTCAGTCGGCTGTCTTTGTCGATCTTAGAATTCCACAACTTTAGTCGTGGGAGTATGTCAACGTTGGAGTTTGTCTTTAGGATGGGCGCCGAGTTTCAGGGAGGTTTTGGAGGAATGCCTAATTTGACTTTGACGCGTGTGATCGAACAATATATCAACAAACTTTTCGGTGACGGAAGCGAGGAATCTAGCGTCTCGTTACGGCGAAAGGAGCTGGCGGAGTCTTTCGGATGCGTCCCCAGCCAGATCAACTATGTTCTGCGCAAATGTTTCACTCCTGAAAGGGGCTATTTGGTGGAAAGCCAAAGGGGGGAACACGGCTACATCCGTATCGTGCGCGTCTCCTACTCGAAACCGGAGGATAAGATAAGACACATGGAGGAGATCGTGGGCGATGCTCTTTCCGAACAAGATTGTAAAAGACTCCTGACCAATCTTCAAGAGAGAGGCTTGATAAATGTCCGGGAACGTCTGATAATTGAGGTGGCGTTGAGGTACGTGGACGGTTTGGGACGGTCCGAGTTCGATCTGTCGCCTTACAAGCGCAGCGTTCTCCAGGCCGACGTGTTGAAACGGACGTTGCGAGGTTTGCTGCTGACTTAACAAATCAAGTTCGCAAACAGAAAGGTATATGGACTCATGTGGCAATTTTTTACCGAACGAGGGAAAAAAGTTATCCAATTGGCTCACCGCGAGGCTCTGAAGATGGGGCACAATGTTATAGAGCCGGAGCACATTCTCCTAGGGATTATTTACGAGGGCGGTGGTTTGGGATATCAGGCATTGGTGGTCTTGGGACTGAATTTGGACGAAATCCGAATACAGATCGAAGAGGCTATGGGGAGATCCCAACCTACGTTAAAGGCCATTGACCTACCCCTCAGCCCCCGCGTGAAAAAGGCCTTGGAACTGGCAATACACGAGGCCCGCGGTATGGGCATCAACTACGTGGGCACCGAGCACATTCTCCTAGGGATACTCTCCGACACCAACAGCATGGTTTCTCAGTATTTTCTGGCGATGGGGATCGATGCCTCGGCGGTGCAGAAGCAGATCCTCGCGATCATGCCGGAGAACGGCGCAGTTGCCTCTCCGCAAGGGGTGGAGCCGTTTACCGAGAGGCTGAAGAAAAAAGGCCGCACAAAGACCCCGACCTTGGATCAACTGGGAATAGACCTGACCCAGAAGGGGCGCGACGGGGAACTGGACCCCGTTATTGGAAGGAGCAAGGAGATCAAACGGTTGATGCAGGTGCTTTGCCGCCGGACCAAGTGTAACCCCGTCCTTATCGGCGACCCCGGAGTAGGCAAAACCGCCGTAGTGGAGGGACTGGCCCAGCAGATCGCCGACGGCAACGTCCCGGAACCCCTGCGCGACAAGCGCGTCATTCAGCTCAACACCGGCAACCTGGTGGCCGGCACGAAGTACCGAGGCGAGTTCGAGGAGCGGTTACGCAGGATCGTTAAGGAACTTACCGACTCCAAGGAGGTCATTCTCTTCGTGGACGAGGTGCACACTATTGTGGGAGCCGGCAGCGCCGAGGGCACGGTGGATGCCGCCAATATCCTGAAGCCCAGTCTTTCCAGAGGTGTCTTTCAGCTCATCGGCGCCACAACGCAAGAAGAATACCGCAAGTATGTGGAACGAGACGCCGCGCTGGAAAGGCGCTTCCAGCCCGTAAAGGTGGAAGAGCCGAGCGTCGCCGATTCCGTGCGTATTCTGGAGGGCCTAAGGGATCGTTACGAGCTACACCACCAGGCCGCGATAGAAGACGAGGCTTTGATAGCCGCGGCCCAACTTTCCGCCCGCTACGTTAAAGATCGTTTCCTTCCCGACAAGGGCATTGACCTGATCGACGAGGCTGGGGCTAGGGCTCGGTTGAGGACTCTCGATCCGCCCGACTCGGTCCGGGAATTGGAACGACGGTTGGATCTCACGCGTAGAGAAAAAGAGGGCGCTGTGAACGCCCAAAATTTCGAGCTGGCCGCGAAACTCCGAGATGAAGAGCACTCCCTGGCCGACGAGCTGGAGAACGTGCGCAACATTTGGCACAACAGTTCGAGCACCCAAAAGGTGGTGGTGACGGCGGAGGATATCGCGGTGGTGGTTTCCGAACTCACGGGAGTTCCCGTCGTTCAACTGACGGAGGAGGAATCCGCCCGCTTGCTCCGAATGGAAGAGGAGATCTCCACCCGGCTGGTGGGGCAGGACGAGGCTATCAGCGCTGTGTCTCGCGCCATACGCAGGGCGCGCAGCGGACTCCGCGACCCCAAACGCCCCATAGGCAGTTTCCTCTTCACGGGACCGACCGGTGTGGGGAAAACGGAACTGGCCCGTTGTTTAGCCCGCTTCTTGTTTGGCAGCGAGGACGCCATGATCCGCCTGGACATGAGCGAGTTCATGGAAAAACATGAGATATCCAAGCTGTTGGGCGCCCCTCCCGGCTACATCGGCCACGACAACGGCGGAAAGCTGACCGAAATGGTCCGCAGACGTCCCTATTCCGTCATTCTCTTTGACGAAATCGAGAAAGCCCACCATGAGGTGTACAATATCCTGCTCCAAATTTTGGAGGACGGGCATCTGACAGACGGGCAGGGGCGTAAGGTGGACTTCCGTAATACTGTGGTGATCATGACCAGCAACGTGGGAGCCAAGGAGGCCACGCGAGGAAACCCCTTGGGCTTCGGCGTGGAGTCAGTGGACGTTTTGGACTGGGACCGGATGAAAAAAATCATTATGGACGAGGCGCAGAAACTTTTCAGGCCCGAATTTCTGAACCGTATCGACGAAATGGTGGTGTTCCGGCCCTTGTCGCGCGACCACCTGATGCGTATCGTGGAGATCATGCTTTCGGACGTTCGGTTGCGTCTGGGAGAGCGGGGAATCGGCATCGACATCGAACACGAGGCCAAAGCGATGATTTTGGACAAGGGCTTCCAGCCCAAGTTTGGGGCACGGCCTTTGAGGCGGGCCATCCAATCCATGATCGAGGACAAACTGGCCGATTCCGTGCTCGCCGGTAGAATTGGCAAAGGCAACACCGTTACGATTAAGGTTACGGACAATGAAATTGCCTTCGACACCGATGATTTTGCCCTATATACGAAATAGCCTGCGCACCGTGCGTTTTTGGGGTGTAGTGTCTTTTATTTGTGTTTCTCTAGGGTCGTTTGTCGCGAGTTTCTTACCGAGTTGGGCCGCGGCGGAGGAGATTCCTTGGACGACTCCTTATCTGGAGGACGAGGATGTGATGGCTTTTCTGGCTCTGGGACTCGGAGGAAAAGACGTGGCTTTCGCGGCTTGGTCGAATATGAATCCCTCCGAGAAACAGACGCTACGTGATCAAGCCGCGCTTGTTGCCTCAATGGCTCAAGCGGCGGAGAGAGACGGGTTTCTCGCCTCTCCCGACGTGGAGCTTGCCGTTCGATGGGGAACTCGTTCTCTGTTGGCCGAAGTATGGGAGAAAAAAGTCACCGATGAGATAGATTGCTCGGAGACAGCTCTTTACGCCTTTTATGAGGCCAACCGCCAGAGGTATTTCGACAGTGGAGCGGTGCGTTATCGTCAGATCACCTACCCGCCAGAGCGGGAAAAAATGGCATCGAGCATCAAAGAACGTCTTCGCGGAACATCCCTCGCTCGATTGCGAGGTTCTATTGCCGTGGGCTGGATTTTCTACGATAAACTCATTCCCACCTTGGCCGAGGAATTGCGGCACGCCCCGCTTCACAAGATCATGGGGCCGATCCAGGTTCCCACAGGCCATATGCTTTACGAGGTACTGGACCGGCGAGACCCCAGGCCCATACCTTTCGAAGAATGCAAATCCCTTGTGGAGAGCGATAAGATTAGGCTCACGATCAGAGAAAAGTTGGAAAATCGGTTGGAAAATCGGTTGCCGTAAGAGGATACATTAAGAGGATATATATCGTTTTTTCGGCAGCCGTTTTGTTTTCGGGGTGTGTCGCATGGCGAAAAAAAAGATTGCTTTTTTAGTGTGTGAAGCGGTGTTGTTTTTTGTCCCATTCGAAGCTATAAGCACAGCAAGGGCAGCTGAAGACTTTTCTTTACTCCTGTCCTCCGAGGCGATTCCTGAAAACTCGATCTTTGACCCAGAGCCTACAGATTTTGAACCAAAGTTAAGCTCCAAAGACATAGCGTTCGAGGTCATCTCTAAGGACTGGAGCTTCGATGAGGACTGGAGCTTCGATAAAGAGAATCCCATTGATGGACTTGTGCGGTCCGTATTGCGAGCAAGCCCGAACTTTTTCGATAGCGCGTCCCACGGATTGGAGGGCAACTACGTCGTCCTGAGAGAGGAAAGCGGCAACATCGAAGCGGGTGGCAAAATTTGCCGCGTCCGATTAATAGCGCTCCGAAAAAACGATGGGCTTTACGATCGGTCGCTTGTGCTTGAGGTTTCCGCGCCTGATGAGGAGCCTTTCTTGATCCCTCTCCCCGAGGACCTCAAGGGGTTTAAATCCACTTTCGAGATGAAAAATTTCGTATCCGCTTACAAGTCGGAGATTCTCTTGTTCGTCAAGGATGTCAACGACGAGATGCGGCGCTTGTTAATCATTGAACTCCAAGGGAAAGAGGGCAAGATCCTTTTCGATTCCAAACTCACCAACATTCCCACGATTATGGGGAGATTTTCTGATGGTTTTCGCGCCGAGATCTTCGTGAGGGAAACCGGCGACAGAGCGTTAATCGACCTGTCGTCCAGAAAAGAGGTCTACGAGACGAGGCTGATTTATATCAAGGATTTCGGTACCCTGCGAAGCCCTGTGACGGTCTGGAAAGACCGGTATTCGGTGTTACAACCTGTCGATGTGGACGGCGACGGCATATATGAGATAAGAGGCGTCGTCGACCTTGTGGGGGTTGGGCGTTCCGATCACGTTGCCTACGTGGAGTTTACATTGCGATATATAGGCGTGGAGTGGCGCATTCTCGACATTTGGATCTCCCCAGCTGAGGACCTGGCGAACCTGCCCATGCCGCGGCGAATCAACTGATCGGAAAATACATCAACAGCCCAACTAGCCTAACCCAGACTAACATGGAATATAACATGGAATACCCGATCACTCATCTCCCCCTTTGTCGCTCCGGCGCTCCAATAGCAAAATATTACGCCACTTTCCACGGGCGTCGCGTCCGAGACGTTCACGAACTCCCACCGTTCTAAAGCCGCATTTGTGATGGAGACCGACACTGGGGGTATTTTCCTCGGCGATGCTGGATTGGAGCGTCCAATATCCTTCGTTCTCCGATTCCTCGATCAGAACGTTCAGCAACGTTTGCCCAACGCGTTGCCCGCGGTGTTTCTCCGAGACGTAGATACTGATCTCTGCCACGCCGGCGTAAACACAACGGCCACTCACGGGCGACAACGCGGCCCACCCTACGACCACGCCGTTCAGAACGGCAACGATCCGACAATTTTGCCTATGCGCCGCGTCCCACTTTTCGAAAGTCGGAACCTCCGTCTCCAAAGTGGCATTTCCTGTTTGTATGCCCTGTCGGTAAATCTCGGCCACCGCCCGCCAGTCGTCCGCGTCCATCGCTCTTGTCGAAACGCCCATCTTTCCACCCTCTGCTTTCCACCCTCTGCTTTCCGCCCTCGCTCTGTAGTTGGTCAACCGTTGATCAACCGCGGATATCATATCTCAAAAGGGCGATAATATCGCAGAGATAACATAAAC
This Synergistaceae bacterium DNA region includes the following protein-coding sequences:
- a CDS encoding CtsR family transcriptional regulator; the protein is MPNLTLTRVIEQYINKLFGDGSEESSVSLRRKELAESFGCVPSQINYVLRKCFTPERGYLVESQRGEHGYIRIVRVSYSKPEDKIRHMEEIVGDALSEQDCKRLLTNLQERGLINVRERLIIEVALRYVDGLGRSEFDLSPYKRSVLQADVLKRTLRGLLLT
- a CDS encoding ATP-dependent Clp protease ATP-binding subunit; this encodes MWQFFTERGKKVIQLAHREALKMGHNVIEPEHILLGIIYEGGGLGYQALVVLGLNLDEIRIQIEEAMGRSQPTLKAIDLPLSPRVKKALELAIHEARGMGINYVGTEHILLGILSDTNSMVSQYFLAMGIDASAVQKQILAIMPENGAVASPQGVEPFTERLKKKGRTKTPTLDQLGIDLTQKGRDGELDPVIGRSKEIKRLMQVLCRRTKCNPVLIGDPGVGKTAVVEGLAQQIADGNVPEPLRDKRVIQLNTGNLVAGTKYRGEFEERLRRIVKELTDSKEVILFVDEVHTIVGAGSAEGTVDAANILKPSLSRGVFQLIGATTQEEYRKYVERDAALERRFQPVKVEEPSVADSVRILEGLRDRYELHHQAAIEDEALIAAAQLSARYVKDRFLPDKGIDLIDEAGARARLRTLDPPDSVRELERRLDLTRREKEGAVNAQNFELAAKLRDEEHSLADELENVRNIWHNSSSTQKVVVTAEDIAVVVSELTGVPVVQLTEEESARLLRMEEEISTRLVGQDEAISAVSRAIRRARSGLRDPKRPIGSFLFTGPTGVGKTELARCLARFLFGSEDAMIRLDMSEFMEKHEISKLLGAPPGYIGHDNGGKLTEMVRRRPYSVILFDEIEKAHHEVYNILLQILEDGHLTDGQGRKVDFRNTVVIMTSNVGAKEATRGNPLGFGVESVDVLDWDRMKKIIMDEAQKLFRPEFLNRIDEMVVFRPLSRDHLMRIVEIMLSDVRLRLGERGIGIDIEHEAKAMILDKGFQPKFGARPLRRAIQSMIEDKLADSVLAGRIGKGNTVTIKVTDNEIAFDTDDFALYTK
- a CDS encoding GNAT family N-acetyltransferase — its product is MISAVDQRLTNYRARAESRGWKAEGGKMGVSTRAMDADDWRAVAEIYRQGIQTGNATLETEVPTFEKWDAAHRQNCRIVAVLNGVVVGWAALSPVSGRCVYAGVAEISIYVSEKHRGQRVGQTLLNVLIEESENEGYWTLQSSIAEENTPSVGLHHKCGFRTVGVRERLGRDARGKWRNILLLERRSDKGGDE
- a CDS encoding peptidyl-prolyl cis-trans isomerase → MPYIRNSLRTVRFWGVVSFICVSLGSFVASFLPSWAAAEEIPWTTPYLEDEDVMAFLALGLGGKDVAFAAWSNMNPSEKQTLRDQAALVASMAQAAERDGFLASPDVELAVRWGTRSLLAEVWEKKVTDEIDCSETALYAFYEANRQRYFDSGAVRYRQITYPPEREKMASSIKERLRGTSLARLRGSIAVGWIFYDKLIPTLAEELRHAPLHKIMGPIQVPTGHMLYEVLDRRDPRPIPFEECKSLVESDKIRLTIREKLENRLENRLP